One part of the Dyadobacter sp. 676 genome encodes these proteins:
- the rpoB gene encoding DNA-directed RNA polymerase subunit beta, which produces MATINSKTPRKNFSRINQIIDYPDLLGIQVQSFRDFFSLDTSVEDRSGEGLYKVFAENFPIADSRENFVLEFIDYLLEPPKYSVDESIDRGLTYAVPLKAKLRLICNDADHEEFETIEQEVFLGNIPYMTERGSFVINGAERVIVSQLHRSPGVFFSMSKHTNGSKLYSARIIPFKGSWIEFSTDVNNVMYAYIDRKKKFPVTTLLRAIGFGSDKDILDLFGLSEEISATPANLKKAVGRRLAARVLRTWTEDFVDEDTGEVVSIQRNEVLLERDSTISADDIDVILESGQKSIILHKEDMNVADYNIIYNTLQKDSSNSDKEAVEQIYRQLRNAEAPDEQTARDVIQSLFFSDKRYDLGDVGRYRINKKLGSDTSLDVRVLTTGDIVSIVKYLIGLINAKAVVDDIDHLSNRRVRTVGEQLYAQFGVGLARMARTIKERMNVRDNEDFKPVDLINARTLSSVINSFFGTNQLSQFMDQTNPLAEITHKRRMSALGPGGLSRERAGFEVRDVHYTHYGRLCTIETPEGPNIGLISSLCVFAKVNGMGFIETPYRVIDSSGKLTDELIYMTAEEEDSKYIAQANASVDAEGNFTVDKIKTRFEGDFPMVDPSQASYMDVAANQIVSVAASLIPFLEHDDANRALMGSNMQRQGVPLLRPQAPIVGTGLERRVAMDSRALVVAEGDGEIEFVDSKKIVVKYDRTDEERLVSFIDDSVTYNLVKFRRTNQDTCLNLQPMVLKGQKVKKGEPLCQGYGTEGGELALGRNLLVAFMPWQGYNFEDAIVISEKVVRDDIFTSIHIEEFELEVRDTKRGEEELTAEIPNVSEETVKNLDENGIVQVGTEVKEGDILIGKITPKGESDPTPEEKLLRAIFGDKAGDVKDASKKAPPSMKGVVIDTKLFSRPTKEERAKHKDELRLLMKKYSRDLTALRGRVIDKLVTLTDGKTSSGVKHKFGDELISKGMKFNVRNISENLFPANNPYRDESQYAVPEEVNLIGDVLTDSWTDDPDTNRQISLVLKNYLNARSEVMGRFKRDRFALEVGDELPAGIVKLAKVYIAKKRKLKVGDKMAGRHGNKGVVARIVRDEDMPFLEDGTPVDIVLNPLGVPSRMNIGQIYETILAWAGLKLGRRYATPIFDGATEAEVAAELEEAGLPAWGRTYLYNGLTGEQFDQPVTVGLMYMMKLGHLVDDKMHARSIGPYSLITQQPLGGKAQFGGQRFGEMEVWALEAFGASHILQEILTVKSDDVVGRAKAYEAIVKGENLPKPNIPESFNVLVHELRGLALEITLD; this is translated from the coding sequence TTGGCTACAATCAATTCAAAAACACCAAGAAAGAACTTCTCGAGGATTAATCAGATTATCGATTATCCGGATCTATTGGGAATCCAGGTGCAGTCGTTCCGCGATTTCTTTAGTCTGGATACATCGGTAGAAGACCGTTCCGGAGAAGGACTTTACAAAGTTTTCGCTGAAAACTTCCCCATCGCCGACTCTCGTGAGAACTTCGTTCTCGAGTTCATCGATTACCTGCTTGAGCCTCCGAAGTATTCTGTCGACGAATCCATCGATCGCGGTCTGACTTACGCAGTGCCTCTGAAGGCGAAGCTGCGTCTGATCTGTAACGACGCCGATCATGAAGAATTTGAAACCATTGAGCAGGAAGTATTCCTCGGAAACATTCCTTACATGACCGAACGCGGTTCGTTCGTGATCAATGGTGCTGAGCGCGTAATCGTTTCTCAGCTTCACCGTTCACCGGGCGTGTTCTTCTCCATGAGCAAGCACACCAACGGTTCCAAGTTATATTCCGCGCGGATTATTCCATTCAAGGGATCATGGATCGAATTCTCTACGGACGTGAACAACGTGATGTACGCGTACATCGACCGTAAGAAGAAGTTCCCGGTAACCACCCTTTTGAGAGCGATCGGTTTCGGATCTGATAAGGATATCCTCGACCTGTTCGGCCTTTCGGAGGAAATCAGCGCAACACCTGCTAACCTGAAAAAGGCAGTAGGGCGCCGGTTGGCGGCGAGGGTTCTCCGTACATGGACCGAGGACTTCGTGGATGAGGATACCGGCGAGGTAGTTTCTATCCAGCGTAACGAAGTGTTGCTGGAACGGGATTCTACCATTTCCGCGGATGATATCGATGTGATCCTGGAATCAGGCCAGAAGTCGATCATCCTGCACAAAGAGGACATGAACGTAGCGGATTATAACATCATTTATAACACGCTTCAAAAAGATAGCTCAAACTCCGACAAAGAGGCCGTAGAGCAAATTTACCGCCAGTTGCGTAACGCGGAAGCACCGGACGAGCAAACTGCACGCGACGTGATCCAGAGCTTGTTCTTCTCGGATAAGCGCTACGATCTGGGTGACGTAGGCCGTTACCGTATCAACAAGAAACTGGGATCAGATACCAGCCTCGACGTTCGTGTTCTGACCACCGGGGATATTGTTTCGATTGTGAAATACCTGATCGGCCTGATCAATGCGAAAGCGGTAGTCGATGATATCGACCACTTGTCGAACCGTCGTGTACGTACCGTGGGCGAGCAGCTTTACGCACAGTTCGGCGTGGGGCTCGCACGTATGGCACGTACCATCAAGGAGCGTATGAACGTACGCGACAACGAAGATTTCAAACCGGTTGACCTGATCAATGCCCGTACATTGTCATCTGTGATCAACTCGTTCTTCGGTACCAACCAGCTGTCTCAGTTTATGGACCAAACCAACCCGCTGGCCGAGATTACCCACAAACGCCGTATGTCGGCGCTTGGGCCGGGTGGTCTTTCCCGCGAGCGCGCAGGTTTCGAGGTCCGTGACGTTCACTACACCCACTATGGACGTCTTTGTACCATTGAAACTCCGGAAGGTCCGAACATCGGTTTGATCTCGTCACTTTGCGTATTCGCGAAAGTGAATGGCATGGGCTTCATCGAAACGCCTTACCGGGTGATCGACAGCTCCGGTAAGCTGACCGACGAGCTGATTTACATGACAGCGGAAGAAGAAGATTCCAAATACATCGCGCAGGCGAACGCCTCCGTAGATGCGGAAGGAAACTTTACTGTTGATAAAATCAAAACACGTTTCGAAGGTGACTTCCCGATGGTGGATCCTTCGCAAGCGTCATACATGGACGTTGCTGCCAACCAGATCGTATCCGTTGCGGCTTCGCTGATTCCGTTCCTTGAACACGATGATGCGAACCGTGCCTTGATGGGATCTAACATGCAGCGCCAGGGGGTACCGTTGTTGCGCCCGCAGGCGCCTATCGTGGGAACTGGTCTGGAACGTCGCGTGGCAATGGACTCGCGGGCGTTGGTCGTAGCGGAAGGCGATGGAGAAATCGAATTTGTTGATTCGAAGAAAATCGTTGTGAAGTACGACAGAACCGATGAGGAACGTCTCGTAAGCTTTATCGACGACAGCGTAACCTACAATCTGGTGAAATTCCGTCGTACCAACCAGGATACCTGCCTGAACCTCCAGCCAATGGTGTTGAAAGGTCAGAAAGTGAAAAAAGGCGAGCCGCTTTGCCAGGGTTATGGCACAGAAGGTGGTGAACTGGCATTGGGCCGTAACCTTTTGGTTGCGTTCATGCCTTGGCAGGGATACAACTTCGAGGATGCGATCGTAATCTCCGAGAAAGTAGTACGCGACGATATCTTTACTTCGATTCACATCGAAGAATTCGAACTCGAAGTGCGTGATACCAAACGCGGAGAAGAAGAATTGACGGCTGAAATTCCGAACGTGAGCGAGGAAACCGTTAAGAACCTCGACGAAAATGGTATCGTACAAGTAGGTACCGAAGTAAAAGAAGGCGATATTCTGATCGGTAAGATCACTCCAAAAGGAGAATCTGATCCTACTCCAGAGGAAAAACTCCTTCGCGCGATCTTCGGCGACAAGGCTGGCGATGTGAAGGATGCTTCCAAAAAAGCGCCACCATCGATGAAAGGTGTGGTAATCGATACCAAACTTTTTTCCCGCCCAACCAAAGAAGAACGTGCAAAACATAAAGACGAGCTGCGTCTGTTGATGAAAAAATACAGCCGTGACCTGACTGCATTGCGCGGACGCGTGATCGACAAACTGGTGACGCTCACAGACGGCAAAACCAGCTCAGGTGTGAAGCACAAATTCGGTGACGAGCTGATCAGCAAAGGAATGAAGTTCAACGTGAGAAATATCTCCGAGAACCTCTTCCCTGCCAACAACCCGTATCGCGACGAAAGCCAGTACGCGGTGCCTGAAGAGGTGAACCTCATCGGGGATGTGCTGACCGACTCCTGGACCGACGATCCGGACACGAACCGTCAGATTTCGCTTGTATTGAAAAACTACCTGAATGCCCGCAGTGAAGTAATGGGCCGCTTCAAACGCGATCGTTTCGCATTGGAAGTAGGTGACGAATTGCCGGCAGGTATCGTGAAACTGGCCAAAGTTTACATCGCTAAGAAGCGCAAGCTGAAAGTAGGTGATAAGATGGCGGGTCGCCACGGTAACAAAGGGGTAGTTGCCCGTATCGTACGTGACGAAGACATGCCATTCCTGGAAGATGGAACGCCGGTGGATATCGTATTGAACCCGCTGGGTGTACCTTCCCGTATGAACATCGGTCAGATTTACGAAACAATCCTGGCGTGGGCTGGTCTGAAACTCGGCCGTCGTTATGCGACACCGATCTTCGACGGTGCGACAGAAGCGGAAGTTGCTGCCGAACTGGAAGAGGCGGGTCTGCCGGCGTGGGGACGTACTTACCTGTACAATGGTTTGACTGGTGAGCAGTTCGACCAGCCGGTAACAGTCGGACTGATGTACATGATGAAATTGGGCCACTTGGTTGACGATAAAATGCACGCGCGTTCTATCGGGCCATACTCGCTCATTACCCAGCAACCATTGGGTGGTAAGGCGCAGTTTGGTGGACAGCGTTTCGGTGAGATGGAAGTGTGGGCGCTTGAAGCGTTCGGTGCATCGCACATTCTTCAGGAGATCCTTACCGTGAAATCCGATGATGTGGTGGGCCGTGCGAAAGCGTATGAAGCGATCGTGAAAGGTGAAAACCTTCCGAAACCAAATATCCCAGAGTCATTCAACGTACTCGTTCACGAGCTTCGTGGACTAGCATTGGAGATTACACTGGACTAA
- a CDS encoding (2Fe-2S)-binding protein: MALFKLSINNRAYSADVDSDTPLLWVLRDNLGLVGTKYGCGIAQCGACTVHLDGKAVRSCVLPVSAVGKAKVTTIEGLSEKGDHPVQKAWDEVDVAQCGYCQAGQIMTAAAFLKEKPKPTDEEIVAAMSGNLCRCGTYHRIREAVKVAATKTN; encoded by the coding sequence ATGGCATTGTTCAAACTTTCAATCAACAACCGTGCGTACAGCGCCGATGTCGATAGTGATACCCCGCTTCTGTGGGTGTTACGCGACAATCTCGGCCTCGTAGGTACCAAGTATGGATGCGGTATCGCGCAATGCGGCGCCTGCACCGTTCATCTGGATGGCAAGGCCGTCCGCTCGTGTGTGCTGCCGGTTTCAGCAGTGGGTAAAGCGAAAGTCACTACTATTGAAGGATTGTCCGAAAAAGGCGATCATCCGGTCCAGAAAGCCTGGGACGAAGTAGACGTGGCGCAATGCGGCTACTGCCAGGCAGGTCAGATCATGACTGCCGCGGCGTTCCTTAAAGAGAAGCCCAAGCCGACAGACGAGGAGATAGTAGCAGCGATGAGCGGCAACCTGTGCCGTTGTGGAACGTACCACCGCATCCGTGAAGCCGTAAAAGTTGCAGCCACCAAAACGAACTGA
- a CDS encoding KUP/HAK/KT family potassium transporter: MGSHKHLDKASAAGLLVALGIIYGDIGTSPLYVMQAVIGTNQITDDVVYGAVSCIFWTLTLQTTVKYVVLILRADNKGEGGILALYALVRRRAAWLTVPAIIGASTLLADGIITPPISVSSAVEGLRILYPEIQTIPIVIGILTLLFIIQVFGTTIVGRAFGPVMMIWFLMLAVLGVSQVVDHPEIMKSLSPFYAYQLLANHPGGFWMLGAVFLCTTGAEALYSDLGHCGRGNIRISWVFVKTCLILNYFGQGAWLIVHSGDLLNGRKPFYEIMPDWWLLPGIGIATTAAIIASQALISGSFTLISEAIRLNFWPKVRLIYPSDQKGQLYVPSVNWLLWAGCVGIVLYFKESSHMEAAYGLAITLTMIMTTILMSVYLYVKRVAKWIVAVFLIVYLAIEGSFLAANLLKFTHGGWVSLVLATVIGLVITVWLKAYYIKLRLTEFENLEKYIGPLKELSNDISIPKYSTHLIFMSNASRENEIESKIIYSIFYKRPKRADIYWFVHVETTDEPYTMDYHVNILAEDDVIKVTFRLGFRIEQRINLFFRKVVEDMVLNKEVDITSRYESLNRQNITGDFRFVVLERYLSLENNLPFMEELVMKIYFAIKSITTSEDKWFGLDSSSVKIEKVPLVLTPSEKIRMRRVYS, encoded by the coding sequence ATGGGTTCGCACAAACACCTCGATAAAGCATCGGCCGCAGGATTACTGGTAGCATTGGGGATTATTTATGGGGATATCGGGACATCCCCGCTTTACGTAATGCAGGCCGTTATCGGTACCAACCAAATCACGGACGATGTTGTTTACGGCGCGGTTTCGTGTATTTTCTGGACCCTTACTTTGCAAACGACGGTCAAATATGTGGTTTTGATCCTCCGGGCCGATAACAAAGGGGAAGGTGGTATTCTGGCATTGTATGCGCTCGTCCGCCGCCGCGCTGCCTGGCTCACGGTCCCGGCGATCATCGGGGCCAGCACCTTGCTGGCCGACGGCATCATAACCCCGCCGATTTCCGTTTCCTCGGCTGTTGAAGGTTTGCGCATTCTTTATCCCGAAATCCAGACCATTCCCATTGTTATAGGCATTCTCACGCTGCTGTTCATTATTCAGGTGTTCGGAACGACCATTGTAGGGCGGGCTTTTGGTCCGGTGATGATGATCTGGTTCCTGATGCTGGCTGTGCTCGGCGTTTCGCAGGTGGTCGATCACCCGGAAATTATGAAGTCGCTAAGTCCGTTTTACGCATACCAGCTTCTGGCCAACCATCCAGGAGGCTTCTGGATGCTGGGAGCGGTATTCCTTTGTACTACCGGTGCCGAGGCCCTGTACAGTGATCTGGGGCATTGTGGTCGCGGCAATATCCGGATCAGCTGGGTTTTTGTGAAAACCTGTTTGATACTCAACTATTTTGGGCAAGGTGCCTGGCTGATCGTACATTCTGGCGACCTGTTGAACGGACGGAAGCCGTTTTACGAAATCATGCCCGACTGGTGGCTTTTACCGGGCATTGGTATCGCCACTACCGCCGCCATTATCGCCAGTCAGGCCTTGATCAGCGGCTCGTTTACACTTATTTCGGAAGCGATACGGCTGAATTTCTGGCCGAAAGTGCGGTTGATTTATCCAAGCGACCAGAAAGGGCAGCTTTATGTGCCGAGCGTGAACTGGTTGCTCTGGGCGGGTTGTGTCGGCATTGTGCTGTATTTCAAAGAATCCTCGCACATGGAGGCCGCCTACGGGCTCGCGATCACGCTGACGATGATCATGACGACGATCCTGATGTCGGTTTATCTATACGTCAAAAGGGTCGCGAAATGGATCGTAGCGGTTTTTCTGATCGTGTACCTGGCTATCGAAGGATCGTTTCTGGCCGCTAACCTTTTGAAATTTACACACGGAGGCTGGGTTTCGCTGGTACTTGCCACGGTTATCGGCCTGGTAATCACCGTTTGGCTTAAAGCGTATTATATCAAACTGCGTCTGACGGAATTTGAAAACCTCGAAAAATACATCGGGCCGTTGAAGGAGCTGAGTAACGACATTAGTATTCCCAAATATTCGACGCACCTGATATTCATGTCGAACGCTTCGCGGGAGAATGAGATCGAGAGCAAGATCATCTACTCGATTTTCTACAAGCGCCCGAAACGTGCGGATATTTACTGGTTCGTGCATGTGGAAACTACCGATGAGCCCTACACAATGGACTATCACGTAAATATCCTGGCGGAGGACGATGTGATCAAGGTCACGTTCCGGCTTGGTTTCCGGATCGAGCAGCGCATCAACCTGTTTTTCCGAAAGGTTGTAGAGGATATGGTGCTTAATAAGGAAGTAGACATTACCAGCCGCTACGAGTCGCTGAACCGCCAGAACATTACCGGTGATTTCCGCTTCGTTGTCCTCGAACGCTATCTGTCGCTCGAAAACAACCTGCCGTTCATGGAAGAACTGGTCATGAAAATCTATTTTGCAATTAAGAGCATTACAACTTCGGAGGATAAATGGTTTGGTCTCGACAGTAGCTCCGTGAAGATCGAAAAAGTACCTCTTGTATTAACACCGAGCGAAAAAATCCGGATGAGGAGGGTGTACAGTTGA
- a CDS encoding molybdopterin cofactor-binding domain-containing protein, producing the protein MSTFNQTSRRDFMKIAAAAGGGLFLGFNWSDSTAAPAVVDARQIAAGSVKFNSYLSIGTDNSITIVSPNPEIGQGIKTAFPMVVAEELDADWKLVKTVQGNLDNTQFERQVTGGSGAVPHSWERLRKAGATARYLLINAAAAKWGVPASEITTADSKLFHKASGKSASYGEFAEAAGKLTAPTDIKLKDEKSFKLIGQSVRNVDNKNIATGKPLFGLDFYREGMLYAIIQRPKAFGYKLKSVDSAAAKAMPGIVDVVTFENSVAVVGKSTWQCKKAREALKIEYEKAADLESSEDHNRIFSNLMDNGEATVRRKNGDVEAAFKNAAKIVKAEYQCPFLPHSPLEPMNFFAHVREDGVELVGPTQTPDRARGEAAKITGFPPEKITVEITRQGGGFGRRLSADFAIEAVHVSKLVKAPVKVIWTREDDMTGGTYRPAVRYRFEAALDKNGEMIGYKLRGVGINSGNPTREDNFPSGSVDNLLIDSVEHKSAITTGPWRAPITNFLAYAEQSFIDEVAEAAGKDPVEFRLALLEKAKKSPAGEVKYDVDRMIAVIKLAAEKSNWGKKKGVYQGFSVYFSHRSYVAQVGEVVVEKGKPALKNIIAAVDCGIVINKSGSLQQVRGGIVDGIGHAMFGNMTFKAGVPDQSNFNGFRLIRMNEIPEVEVHFVDNGISPTGLGEPALPPAGGAVANAFYKATKQRLRNQPFINEQAFKGIS; encoded by the coding sequence ATGAGTACATTTAATCAGACATCGCGTCGAGACTTCATGAAGATCGCGGCTGCGGCCGGTGGCGGTTTGTTCCTGGGATTCAACTGGTCGGATTCGACGGCAGCACCGGCGGTAGTAGATGCCAGGCAAATTGCAGCCGGATCGGTAAAATTCAACAGTTATTTGTCGATAGGCACTGATAACAGCATTACAATCGTTTCCCCTAACCCGGAAATAGGGCAGGGTATCAAAACGGCATTCCCGATGGTAGTAGCCGAAGAACTCGATGCCGACTGGAAACTGGTAAAAACGGTGCAGGGCAATTTGGATAATACGCAGTTCGAGCGGCAGGTGACGGGTGGAAGCGGCGCTGTGCCGCATTCCTGGGAACGCCTTCGTAAGGCCGGCGCTACCGCACGCTATTTACTCATTAATGCCGCAGCAGCCAAATGGGGCGTACCTGCTTCGGAAATCACAACAGCCGACAGCAAGCTATTTCATAAAGCTTCCGGAAAATCGGCCAGTTATGGAGAGTTTGCAGAGGCGGCAGGCAAGCTTACCGCGCCGACGGACATTAAATTGAAGGATGAAAAGTCCTTCAAACTGATCGGGCAGTCGGTCAGAAATGTCGATAATAAGAATATAGCCACAGGTAAGCCGTTGTTTGGTCTCGACTTCTATCGAGAGGGGATGCTTTACGCCATTATTCAGCGGCCCAAGGCATTCGGATATAAATTGAAATCGGTTGATTCCGCCGCGGCCAAGGCAATGCCGGGCATTGTGGACGTCGTTACTTTCGAAAACAGTGTAGCGGTGGTCGGCAAGTCTACCTGGCAATGCAAAAAGGCACGCGAAGCGCTGAAAATCGAATATGAGAAAGCGGCCGATCTGGAAAGCTCGGAAGACCATAACCGCATTTTCTCCAATCTGATGGATAACGGAGAAGCTACCGTGCGTCGTAAAAATGGCGATGTGGAGGCCGCATTCAAAAACGCGGCGAAGATCGTTAAGGCCGAATATCAATGTCCTTTCCTGCCCCATAGCCCATTGGAGCCAATGAACTTCTTCGCGCACGTTCGGGAGGACGGTGTGGAGCTCGTAGGCCCGACGCAAACACCCGACCGCGCGCGGGGCGAAGCCGCCAAAATAACCGGCTTTCCGCCGGAGAAGATCACGGTCGAAATTACGCGGCAGGGAGGCGGCTTCGGGCGCAGGCTTTCGGCTGATTTTGCGATCGAGGCAGTGCATGTGTCGAAGCTTGTGAAAGCACCCGTTAAAGTGATCTGGACACGTGAGGACGACATGACGGGTGGTACTTACCGTCCGGCAGTGCGCTACCGGTTCGAGGCCGCATTGGACAAAAACGGAGAAATGATCGGTTACAAGCTCCGTGGTGTGGGGATTAATTCTGGAAACCCTACCCGGGAGGACAACTTTCCGTCAGGCTCTGTGGATAATCTTTTGATTGATTCGGTGGAGCATAAATCGGCCATCACGACCGGTCCGTGGCGCGCGCCGATCACCAACTTCCTTGCCTATGCCGAGCAGTCGTTTATCGACGAGGTGGCGGAAGCGGCGGGAAAAGATCCCGTTGAATTCAGGCTTGCATTGCTGGAAAAAGCCAAGAAATCGCCGGCAGGCGAAGTTAAGTACGATGTCGACCGGATGATTGCGGTGATCAAGCTCGCTGCTGAAAAAAGCAACTGGGGCAAGAAAAAAGGCGTTTATCAGGGTTTCTCGGTCTATTTCTCACACCGGTCCTACGTGGCGCAGGTGGGAGAAGTGGTGGTCGAGAAAGGAAAACCGGCGTTGAAAAATATTATTGCTGCGGTCGACTGCGGTATCGTGATCAACAAAAGCGGCTCCCTGCAACAGGTACGTGGCGGTATTGTAGACGGTATCGGGCATGCGATGTTCGGTAACATGACCTTCAAGGCGGGCGTGCCCGATCAAAGTAATTTCAACGGCTTCCGCCTGATCCGCATGAACGAGATTCCCGAGGTCGAGGTGCATTTTGTGGACAATGGCATCTCGCCGACAGGTCTGGGAGAACCGGCATTGCCGCCGGCCGGAGGCGCAGTGGCTAATGCGTTTTATAAAGCCACCAAGCAGCGCCTTAGAAACCAGCCTTTTATTAATGAACAGGCATTCAAAGGTATTTCGTAA
- a CDS encoding DUF3467 domain-containing protein, producing MKENKENEQQINVELSEEMAEGVYSNLAMIAHSNSEFILDFIRLMPGVPRAKVKARIIVTPEHAKRLVAALRDNIQKYEDQYGTIQSSQDNEPTFNFPISFGGPGGEA from the coding sequence ATGAAAGAAAACAAGGAAAACGAACAACAGATCAATGTGGAACTGTCGGAGGAAATGGCAGAGGGGGTTTATTCCAATCTGGCCATGATCGCACATTCCAACAGCGAATTCATTCTCGACTTTATCCGCCTTATGCCCGGCGTCCCACGTGCGAAAGTGAAGGCGCGCATCATCGTCACGCCCGAGCATGCGAAGCGCCTGGTGGCCGCGTTGCGTGATAACATCCAGAAATATGAGGACCAATACGGAACTATCCAGAGTTCACAGGACAACGAGCCTACATTCAATTTTCCAATCAGCTTCGGCGGGCCCGGAGGAGAGGCCTGA